The DNA region tatattgcccagccacgtatatagcacatcccatgtagtatattgcccagccacttattttgcacatcccatgtagtatatagcacaggccacgtagtatattgcccagccacgtatatagcacagcccatgtttattgcccagcccatgtagtatattgcccagccacgtatatagcacagcccatgtagtatattgcccagccacgtatatagcacatcccatgtagtatattgcccagccacttatttagcacatcccatgtagtatatagcacaggccacgtagtatattgcccagccacgtatattgcacagcccatgtttattgcccagcccatgtagtatattgcccagccacgtatatagcacagcccatgtagtatattgcccagccacgtatatagcacatcccatgtagtatattgcccagccacttatttagcacatcccatgtagtatgtagcacaggccacgtagtatattgcccagccacgtatatagcacatcccatgtagtgtattgcccagacacttatttagcacatcccatgtagtatatagcacaggccacgtagtatattgcccagccacgtatatagcacatcccatgtagtatattgcccagccacttatttagcacatcccatgtagtatatagcacaggccacgtagtatattgcccagccacgtatatagcacatcccatgtagtatattgcccagccacttatttagcacatcccatgtagtatatagcacaggccatgtagtatatagcccagccacgtagtagcagGGAGAAAAATTTTGTGCGTAACGACCCAAGAAACCTTCACTTACATGTATTTTCTTGCACACGGTCTTTGTGCAACTGTAGATAaccgtatatttctgttctttcactGTAAATTTTAATACAAATTTTCCCTTGTAATCTGTTATTTTTCAGATTGAAAAACACCCGGAGGTCTGGGACCGGTCACATGAGAATTACAAGGCGGCAAAGCGTGATGCCTGGCCCAAGATTGTAACAACTCTATTTCCTGAGTGGCCAAATCTATCTAAACAGTGGCAAACAACAATTTGTAAgtattgatttcttaaattttgtggaaaaagtaAGGAAATGGGATTAGTAATATTTTATATTTAAATTCTTTCATTTCAGTGGGCGATGTGAGGAAGAGGTGGCGGTCAGTGACAGATCGATTCATGAAGTCCCTCAAGACTCCGAGTGGCAGCTCGCCGCCAAGGAAGCGGGTGCCATATGCAGACCAGCTGCAGTTTATATTGGGAAGCCGGAGTTTGAGGAGGTAGTTTATATATAAAAATTGTTTAGCTTGACATAATgattgaaaatattatttttttaacattgttttttttctttggtctGCAGAACTGAAAGCAACGTGTGTGCCCAAACACCTCCGGACCTAGGTGACTCCACGGAGGACAATATTGGAGAGGAAGTAGAAGAATGCAGGATGGGCAGCCAAGCTTCTCCGGGGGACATGTCTTTGTCCGGAAGGTCACAAGAGGTTACCGATACCTTTGGAGAACGTGACATAGCACCTCGTGCGGGAGAAGTTTTGGACTCTAACACTGCTTCTACTTCCTCGGACGCTGCAGCCAACTCTGGTGGTGGTGTGTCGAGGCACATGGGGATGGGGGCTGCTTCTGCCCGTCCCGTGGCTTTGAGAAGGGCGGCACCAAAGAAGTCTAAACAAGCTCAAGTAATAGAAAACTTAACAAGCCGTACGCTCAATCTGCTAGACAATTCGGCAAAGCAGGATGAGCAAGACAAATTTGGGTCACTTTTGGCAGACCGCCTTAGAACACTGCCATGGGACAAGCAGCAAATGTACATGACAGCAGCCAATTGTCTGTTAACGGCAATTGATGGGACATCCACCCTACCCCCAGCCCAACAAATTATGAtgggtatttttaatatttttaataaccccattgtgcatccaccaccaccaccagcagccgcACCGCAGCGTTATGGGCAGGCCGCTACATACAGGGCCGACCACGTAGAGGCCTACAGTTATGGCCATACACATGGACCTACAGCAACTGGCCATCGTACCAGTACACCCAATTCCAGTCTCTCCTCCCAACATGACTCATTTACGGGTTATGGATACCACCCGGAATATCACAATTTTTGAGATTTGATGTCTCCTCCTTTTTGAGTAGAGATGGGAGTGTAGACAATGTTTTACTGTGATGAGAGTTCTAGCCCAAATGTGAATAAGTTATTTACGGTTTTTCCAAAAAAATCTAAGTTTATTGTAAAAAATGTATTGTTATTGATTTTTGGATATTACTTCAGCTAATGTATCTTCCTTTGATAATGTTCACAACATTTTCTGTtatgtaataaaattattttttaatgtaataaaaaaaggttttgttATACTACTCTGAGTTGGAATGATTACCAAATGTGAAGACCGGATAATGTGATCTGATGAAGcaacattaacaaaaaaaacaaacatggaaacGATAATTattcaaataatattttttttatttattaacgatTATTTGCTTTCATATTGATGATTAAAAAGGGTCCTTGGTAGCTAGGAAATAGTCTTCGCTAGATAGGGATTAGGCCTCGCATTTTCTCCGTTGTTATCATCTCTGCCATACACACTGGTTCCTTTTTTTGTATGGGTTTGGCCATCATATGTTCTCTGCTGTTATCGCTGACGTCCAGGCTTGGGCCTTGATTCGGTTTAGGCATCCGATCTTCTCTGcagttcaggctgctcaacaccggcacaagagtattgccagtgcacggcaccttcaggactcatgaagtagtctgcgaaggtttctctcacacgcacacccgagttacATTCCCTTCCTTGACCAAAGTTGTCCACTGCAACTAATTCTGACACCTGTGGctcctcaactacctctgtgctgtattcccgagcatagttgtggagcacacagcatgcctttatcacagtgtccacggtctccggatctagctggatggcagtgtgaaagatcctccaccgactacacatgatcccgaaggtacattccacatatcttcgtgcacgGCACAGCCTGTAATTGAAAATCCTACGCCGATCATCCAGTGCTCTTCGTGGGTATGGGTGCAGCAGGTTGGActttaagggaaatgcctcatccgataccatcacaaagggcactggatgtgtggaacccggcaaaggtcttggggctgggagcgtgccgccatcttgaagaatttgaagtccaatctgtgatgactgcagcacccgagagtccccagaactgccataagcaccgacgtcgatggcaacaaacttgtaatgtgcatcagccaccgccatcaggaccacagaaaaatacttcttataattaaagaagcttgatcctgatcgtggtggctgctgaacccttacatgtttgccatcaacagcacctacgcagttggggaaattggccacagtttgaaaaccagctgcaacctgcagccaagtctcctcggttgggcaaggcatcacgatgggctgcaacgtctgccagatgacggtacatgtgcaccgtacaatttgcgagatggtggatttgcctagcctaaattggaggtgcagggatgtgtagctctctcctgtaGCTAAAAAcctgatgagagaaaaaaaaaattctttagaataactaataatgggggcactcgcagcattacggcagcattatgggtgaactggcagcattgcggcagcataatgggggcactcgcaacattacggcagcattatgggtgaactggcagcattgcggcagcattatgggggcactcactgcattacggcagcattatgggtgaactggcagcattgtggcagcataatgggggcactcactgcattacggcagcattatgggtgaactggcagcataatgggggcattcgcagcattgcggcagcactatgggggaactggcagcattgcggcagcattatgggggcactcactgcattacggcagcattatgggtgaactggcagaattatggcagcataatgggggcacttgcagcattgcggcagcactatgggggaactggcagcattgcggcagcattatgggggcactcactgcattacggcagcattatgggtgaactggcagcattgtggcagcataatgggggcactcactgcattacggcagcattatgggtgaactggcagaattatggcagcataatgggggcactcgcagcattgcggcagcactatgggggaactggcagcattgcggcagcattatgggggcactcactgcattacggcagcattatgggtgaactggcagcattatggcagcataatgggggcactcgcagcattgcggcagcactatgggggaactggcagcattgcggctgcactatgggggaactggcagcattgtggctgcactatgggggaactggcagcattgtggcagcataatgggggcactcactgcattacggcagcattatgggtgaactggcagcattatggcagcataatgggggcactcgcagcattgcggcagcactatgggggaactggcagcattgcggcagcattatgggggcactcactgcattacggcagcattatgggtgaactggcagcattgtggcagcataatgggggcactcactgcattacggcagcattatgggtgaactggcagaattatggcagcataatgggggcactcgcagcattgcggcagcactatgggggaactggcagcattgcggcagcattatgggggcactcactgcattacggcagcattatgggtgaactggcagcattgtggcagcataatgggggcactcactgcattacggcagcattatgggtgaactggcagcattatggcagcataatgggggcactcgcagcattgcggcagcactatgggggaactggcagcattgcggcagcattatgggggcactcactgcattacggcagcattatgaGTGAACTGGCAgaattatggcagcataatgggggcactcgcagcattgcggcagcactatgggggaactggcagcattgcggcagcattatgggggcactcactgcattacggcagcattatgggtgaactggcagcattgtggcagcataatgggggcactcactgcattacggcagcattatgggtgaactggcagaattatggcagcataatgggggcactcgcagcattgcggcagcactatgggggaactggcagcattgcggcagcattatgggggcactcactgcattaaggcagcattatgggtgaactggcagcattatggcagcataatgggggcactcgcagcattgcggcagcactatgggggaactggcagcattgcggctgcactatgggggaactggcagcattgtggctgcactatgggggaactggcagcattgtggcagcataatgggggcactcactgcattacggcagcattatgggtgaactggcagcattatggcagcataatgggggcactcgcagcattgcggcagcactatgggggaactggcagcattgcggcagcattatgggggcactcactgcattacggcagcattatgggtgaactggcagcattgtggcagcataatgggggcactcactgcattacggcagcattatgggtgaactggcagaattatggcagcataatgggggcactcgcagcattgcggcagcactatgggggaactggcagcattgcggcagcattatgggggcactcactgcattacggcagcattatgggtgaactggcagcattgtggcagcataatgggggcactcactgcattacggcagcattatgggtgaactggcagcattatggcagcataatgggggcactcgcagcattgcggcagcactatgggggaactggcagcattgcggcagcattatgggggcactcactgcattacggcagcattatgaGTGAACTGGCAgaattatggcagcataatgggggcactcgcagcattgcggcagcactatgggggaactggcagcattgcggcagcattatgggggcactcactgcattacggcagcattatgggtgaactggcagcattgtggcagcataatgggggcactcactgcattacggcagcattatgggtgaactggcagaattatggcagcataatgggggcactcgcagcattgcggcagcactatgggggaactggcagcattgcggcagcattatgggggcactcactgcattaaggcagcattatgggtgaactggcagcattatggcagcataatgggggcactcgcagcattgcggcagcactatgggggaactggcagcattgtggctgcactatgggggaactggcagcattgtggcagcataatgggggcactcgcagcattgcggcagcattatgggggaactggcagcattgcggctgcactatgggggaactggcagcattgtggcagcataatgggggcactcgcagcattatgggggcactcgcactattgcggcagcattaagagggaaactggcagcattgtgtcAGCATttaggggggcactcgcagcaaggccttaccgcaaggtgatg from Ranitomeya variabilis isolate aRanVar5 chromosome 3, aRanVar5.hap1, whole genome shotgun sequence includes:
- the LOC143817690 gene encoding uncharacterized protein LOC143817690; protein product: MECYDRMSLDVVQMISVIEKHPEVWDRSHENYKAAKRDAWPKIVTTLFPEWPNLSKQWQTTILGDVRKRWRSVTDRFMKSLKTPSGSSPPRKRVPYADQLQFILGSRSLRRTESNVCAQTPPDLGDSTEDNIGEEVEECRMGSQASPGDMSLSGRSQEVTDTFGERDIAPRAGEVLDSNTASTSSDAAANSGGGVSRHMGMGAASARPVALRRAAPKKSKQAQVIENLTSRTLNLLDNSAKQDEQDKFGSLLADRLRTLPWDKQQMYMTAANCLLTAIDGTSTLPPAQQIMMGIFNIFNNPIVHPPPPPAAAPQRYGQAATYRADHVEAYSYGHTHGPTATGHRTSTPNSSLSSQHDSFTGYGYHPEYHNF